The genomic interval AAGGTCTGGCATCAGAAGAAATCCAAAAACTGTATGAACACAAAAAGGAAGAAGTTTTTGATATTGTGCTGCCTGAAATCGAAAAATATATTAAAGACACAGTTACTGTAGATGTAATTTGGCCAGATTCTCTAAGATTGATTGAGGTTGAGGGAGACTTTAAATATTTTGAACAGGGGGCTGATGATAATGCGCTTCCCGAAAGAAAAAACGATGTCATTGATATTGAGCATGAAGAAGACTAATCAGTCCCTTAATCTCAAAGCACCGGTTTTCAAAAGCCCGGCTGTGTTTTGGCAGCCTCAATACCGCAGTATTACACCATCATCCACGCTCCCCGTTTTGCATCCTTGTCAAAAATTAAATATCTCCATTTTTAAAAGTCGTCTTCAATCAGTTCATTTATGAAATATTCCAAATTCTGCCTGTCATACACCTTAGGATAATGATACCCATTGATAAAAAGTGTAGGTGTTAACTGGAAATGGTTATTTCGGCACCAGGCAGACTGTCTGGCAAATAATGCATCGATTTTCGAAATATCAAAATCCATTTTATATTGCTGCAGCCATCCGTTAATATTTTTCTCTTCAAACCAATTGGCCAATGCTTCGCTGTAGGCTTTCTCCCCGTTTTCCAGATAAATTGCCATCAGGCTCCTTAGCAGCAGTTTTTTTTCATCTGCTTCTTTCTCAATATCAATGCCCATCAGCACATTAATTTTTAATTTTTCCCCATGAAGCTTCAAAATTCTGCCCAATAAAGCATCAGCATCCTTACAATAGCCGCAAAACGGGTTTGTGATAATGGTTATTTCGATGCTGCTGTCTGGATTTCCAAGCTGGATCGAACCTTGAAGCACGTCCAGTCTCGGCTTGGATTGCAGGACAATCTTAAAAAGTTTATAGTTGCGTATAAATCTTGCCGCTTTAAAATTCTTTTCCTGCAGGTCATTACGCTCTGCCAGCATTTGTTTGAGCAACGGCCAGATAAATGCAGTAACCGAAAATAGTAGTGCAGATAGTAAAACTGATCTGGCAGAAACGGCAGAAGGGCTTTCAAATACTGTTTCGATGTACAGCAGCTCCGCCAGTAAAGCGGCAATTATTGCCAGACATATCGGGCACCATTTCTTTTCCACCATCTTCTGATAATAGAGCGAAAGGGCGATGGCAGGCAGGGAACAGAGCAGCAGCGCTTTTTGGATTATAAAATAGTCATTTGGGCTTCCGGCAAGCATAAATACAAAAAGGCTTATAAACTGAGCCGCAAAAAAAACAATGCTCAGGCTGCTGAAATTTAAAAACTGGAATAATTTCCATTTATTCGAGTTAAGTATGGTCTCACAGCTTGCATCGGCTGAAATATTGCAGAATCTTGCAATGAGTGCGCTCTTTGCTCCAAACAGATCTTTCAGCGCCGCAATTGAAAACAATAGGCCGATTATCGGGAAAATGATGAAAATTTTCCCCGAAAGGCTTCCGCCGGCATCATAGTAAAGGATGCCTAGCAGAATTAAGGATAAAGCAGGCAGAAGCAATGAATAGTTATTTTTGGATGCACTTTCGATTTCAGCCGGCTTTTCAGCCAGCAGGACAATCCCTCCCCATCTCTGCTGGAGCTGCGTCCTGTCATATTCGACCGGCTTTTTTCCTTTGTAGCTTAGAAATGAAGCCTGCTTCTTTTCAATAAAATAGGGCGCATTTTTACCATTGTCATCTTTTAAAACAGCAATGAAGCTGTCAGGCAGCATTTCGATCTGCTCAAAACCAACAGGCGCTGCAAAATTTTCTATGGAGAAAAAATTAAGGGTATCCGATATGGACAGTAAGGTAGGGTAATCAGGATGTGACTGCACCTGAAATGAAAATTCAGATTTATCAATCGGCAGTTCTTCTTTTTCTAAGTATTTAAAAAGGTATGCAAAGTTTTCTGTCATATATTAAGGGCTTTATCTAAATGTTTAAGAGATTCTATTCTCTGTCAAAAGTTTCTTCAAGTATTTTTTTTAACTGCATTTTGTTTTCATCTCCGCTGCCCTTCCATCGTCCGATTATTTCGCCCCTTCTGTTAATCAGAATCTTGACGGGAATTGCCGTAACGAGGTAATCATCTTCCATTTTTGTCTGATTTTCGGCAGCGGATATATGCTTCCAAAAACCTATTTTTTCATCGGCTATCGCTTTTCTCCATGAATTCAGATTATTATCTCTGGATATGCTTATAATTTCAAACCCTTTGTCTTTATATTTACCATAGACATCTTTTAGAAAAGGCAGATCCTGCCTGCAGGGCTCGCACCAGCTGGCCCAGAAATCTATCAGCACATACTTCTTTTCCCTAAAATCAGTTAAAGACAGAATCTGCCCATTGCAGTCCTTTAGGGTGAAATCTGGAGCAGTGCTTCCCACTTTACTGTTTTTAAAGTCGGAAATCCTTTTAAAAAGCCTCGCTCCCGACGGCGATTGTTTTACTTCTTGTGACAATCCATCAGCAAGGGAAATAATTGTTTCATAATGCAGAATCCCTTCCTTCTTGGCCAGTCTGTAATAAAGCAGAGAGGGCGCAATAAACGAAGACGGGTTCTGTCTGATAAAATCAAAATCCATCTCCATTTCTGCGGTTTTATTATCATCCGACAGCTTTTCTAAAATTCCCAATTCATTTTCCAGCTGCAATTTAACCTGCGGGTCCGAGGCAAGAGTGATTCTGCCAAAATAGGTTCTCATAAGCAATGAGATGGAATCTCTTCTGCTGTATAAGGTCTGTTTTACTTTTTCAAGCTGTGAATATTCATCCTGCGTTTTACTGCCCGTCACCTCTGCTGTTGAAAAATCATAATAATCCAGCTTTATTTCCATTACGGCCGGTTCAAGGTACACTTCTGCAGAATTGCTTCTGCTCATGCTGAATTCCCGATTATTGCATAAAGTGGCTCTTGTGGGATAATCGATATTCCCTTTCAATATAAACCTGCCATTGTCTATTTTAACGGAGTCATAAATTCTTTTGCTGCCGACTTCGTAAACCAGATAGACCTTGTCAATGCTCAGACCTCTGCCTGCACCTCTCAGTTCGAATGCGGCCCTGCTTCCTGATTTCTGGGCAGATAGGGAAATGGAAATTAAAA from Flavobacterium sp. YJ01 carries:
- a CDS encoding vitamin K epoxide reductase family protein, which translates into the protein MTENFAYLFKYLEKEELPIDKSEFSFQVQSHPDYPTLLSISDTLNFFSIENFAAPVGFEQIEMLPDSFIAVLKDDNGKNAPYFIEKKQASFLSYKGKKPVEYDRTQLQQRWGGIVLLAEKPAEIESASKNNYSLLLPALSLILLGILYYDAGGSLSGKIFIIFPIIGLLFSIAALKDLFGAKSALIARFCNISADASCETILNSNKWKLFQFLNFSSLSIVFFAAQFISLFVFMLAGSPNDYFIIQKALLLCSLPAIALSLYYQKMVEKKWCPICLAIIAALLAELLYIETVFESPSAVSARSVLLSALLFSVTAFIWPLLKQMLAERNDLQEKNFKAARFIRNYKLFKIVLQSKPRLDVLQGSIQLGNPDSSIEITIITNPFCGYCKDADALLGRILKLHGEKLKINVLMGIDIEKEADEKKLLLRSLMAIYLENGEKAYSEALANWFEEKNINGWLQQYKMDFDISKIDALFARQSAWCRNNHFQLTPTLFINGYHYPKVYDRQNLEYFINELIEDDF
- a CDS encoding TlpA disulfide reductase family protein; this encodes MHYLKKNFLLSCTEINCLGNTKKMFRLFIFLFLISISLSAQKSGSRAAFELRGAGRGLSIDKVYLVYEVGSKRIYDSVKIDNGRFILKGNIDYPTRATLCNNREFSMSRSNSAEVYLEPAVMEIKLDYYDFSTAEVTGSKTQDEYSQLEKVKQTLYSRRDSISLLMRTYFGRITLASDPQVKLQLENELGILEKLSDDNKTAEMEMDFDFIRQNPSSFIAPSLLYYRLAKKEGILHYETIISLADGLSQEVKQSPSGARLFKRISDFKNSKVGSTAPDFTLKDCNGQILSLTDFREKKYVLIDFWASWCEPCRQDLPFLKDVYGKYKDKGFEIISISRDNNLNSWRKAIADEKIGFWKHISAAENQTKMEDDYLVTAIPVKILINRRGEIIGRWKGSGDENKMQLKKILEETFDRE